Proteins from a genomic interval of Euwallacea fornicatus isolate EFF26 chromosome 1, ASM4011564v1, whole genome shotgun sequence:
- the Sf3b1 gene encoding splicing factor 3B subunit 1 isoform X2, producing MKETLLKGEENEVRRKIVEKAKEGSLKTQNGDAKVAPKKRGRWDQTVEESFVPAKKKTLSVSTPSTAATPVWEGDKTPADIRWDETPGHKGSETPGATPGQSTRIWDATPGAATPGRETPGHDKASARRNRWDETPKTERETPGHSSGWAETPRTDRTGADLIQETPTPGASKRRSRWDETPSAATPSNATMTPGAMTPQTPHGTPGHATPMLTPGGSTPVGVKAMAMGTPTPGHLASMTPEQLQAFRWEREIDERNRPYSDEELDAMFPPGYKVLPPPAGYIPIRTPARKLTATPTPLVGNTPVGFFIQAEDKTAKYMDNQPKGQNLPFMKPEDAQYFDKLLVDVDEEALSPDEQKERKIMKLLLKIKNGTPPMRKAALRQITDKAREFGAGPLFNQILPLLMSPTLEDQERHLLVKVIDRILYKLDDLVRPYVHKILVVIEPLLIDEDYYARVEGREIISNLAKAAGLATMISTMRPDIDNIDEYVRNTTARAFAVVASALGIPSLLPFLKAVCRSKKSWQARHTGIKIVQQIAILMGCAILPHLKSLVEIIEHGLVDEQQKVRTITALGIAALAEAATPYGIESFDSVLKPLWKGIRTHRGKGLAAFLKAIGYLIPLMDAEYANYYTREVMLILIREFQSPDEEMKKIVLKVVKQCCATDGVEPQYIKEEILPQFFKHFWNHRMALDRRNYRQLVDTTVEIANKVGASEIINRIVDDLKDENEAYRKMVMESIEKIMGNLGAADIDSRLEEQLIDGILYAFQEQTTEDVVMLNGFGTIVNQLGKRVKPYLPQICGTILWRLNNKSAKVRQQAADLISRIAVVMKTCQEEKLMGHLGVVLYEYLGEEYPEVLGSILGALKAIVNVIGMTKMTPPIKDLLPRLTPILKNRHEKVQENCIDLVGRIADRGPEYVSAREWMRICFELLELLKAHKKAIRRATVNTFGYIAKAIGPHDVLATLLNNLKVQERQNRVCTTVAIAIVAETCSPFTVLPALMNEYRVPELNVQNGVLKSLSFLFEYIGEMGKDYIYAVAPLLEDALMDRDLVHRQTACAAIKHMALGVYGFGCEDALVHLLNYVWPNIFETSPHLVQAFMDAIEGMRVALGPIKILQYTLQGLFHPARKVRDVYWKIYNSLYIGGQDALVAGYPRIANDPKNQYLRYELDYNL from the exons ATGAAAGAAACCCTTTTGAAGGGCGAAGAAAACGAG GTACGTCGAAAAATAGTAGAAAAAGCTAAAGAAGGAAGTTTGAAAACGCAAAACGGTGACGCCAAAGTTGCACCTAAAAAACGAGGCCGTTGGGATCAAACTGTCGAAGAATCATTTGTTCCAGCCAAGAAGAAAACTTTGTCAGTTTCAACTCCGAGTACGGCGGCCACTCCTGTTTGGGAGGGAGAT aaaacacCAGCCGATATTCGTTGGGACGAAACTCCCGGCCATAAAGGAAGTGAGACACCTGGGGCGACTCCCGGACAATCCACTCGTATATGGGATGCTACTCCTGGAGCTGCCACACCTG GCCGCGAGACCCCGGGCCACGACAAAGCCTCTGCTCGGAGAAATCGTTGGGACGAAACACCCAAAACCGAAAGAGAAACTCCGGGACATTCCAGCGGATGGGCCGAGACGCCAAGAACTGACAGAACCGGAGCAGATCTGATTCAGGAAACTCCAACTCCTGGAGCATCAAAACGTCGATCTCGGTGGGATGAAACACCGTCCGCTGCTACTCCGTCAAATGCCACAATGACTCCTGGAGCAATGACTCCGCAAACTCCTCACGGAACTCCTGGACATGCCACCCCCATGTTGACTCCTGGTGGATCCACCCCTGTTGGGGTAAAAGCAATGGCGATGGGGACGCCAACTCCCGGACACTTAGCATCAATGACGCCTGAGCAGTTACAGGCGTTTAGATGGGAACGTGAAATAGACGAAAGAAACCGGCCATATTCTGACGAGGAATTAGACGCCATGTTCCCTCCGGGTTACAAGGTGTTGCCACCTCCCGCGGGTTATATTCCCATACGAACACCAGCGAGAAAGCTCACGGCCACTCCTACCCCGTTAGTAGGAAATACACCCGtaggattttttattcaagcCGAAGATAAGACTGCGAAATATATGGACAACCAGCCTAAAGGCCAGAACTTACCCTTCATGAAACCAGAAGACGCGCAGTATTTCGATAAACTGCTGGTCGACGTGGACGAAGAAGCATTGAGCCCTGATGAGCAGAAAGAACGCAAAATCATGaaactattattaaaaatcaagaaCGGCACTCCACCGATGAGAAAAGCGGCTCTAAGACAAATAACGGATAAAGCCAGAGAATTTGGTGCCGGCCCCTTGTTCAACCAAATTTTACCCCTCTTAATGAGTCCTACCCTCGAAGATCAGGAGCGGCATTTGCTGGTCAAAGTCATTGACAGGATTCTGTACAAGTTGGACGATTTGGTTAGACCTTATGTACACAAAATTTTAGTGGTTATCGAACCATTATTGATCGATGAAGATTACTATGCCCGTGTCGAAGGGCGAGAGATCATTTCCAATCTTGCCAAGGCCGCAGGCTTGGCCACTATGATCTCCACTATGAGGCCTGATATTGACAACATCGATGAGTATGTGAGAAACACGACGGCTAGGGCGTTTGCTGTAGTTGCTTCTGCTTTGG GAATTCCTTCCCTGCTGCCATTCTTGAAAGCTGTTTGCCGTTCCAAGAAATCCTGGCAGGCTCGTCACACGGGTATTAAAATCGTCCAACAAATTGCTATTCTGATGGGCTGTGCCATCCTACCCCATTTGAAATCGCTCGTCGAAATTATTGAACACGGTTTAGTGGACGAGCAACAAAAAGTGCGTACCATCACAGCTTTGGGTATAGCAGCCTTGGCCGAAGCTGCAACTCCTTATGGAATTGAGAGTTTCGATTCTGTATTAAAACCATTGTGGAAAg GTATTAGAACTCACAGAGGTAAAGGGTTAGCCGCGTTTCTAAAAGCCATCGGTTACTTGATTCCTCTCATGGACGCCGAATATGCGAATTACTATACCAGAGAAGTGATGTTGATTCTGATCAGAGAGTTTCAGTCTCCAGACGAAGAAATGAAGAAGATTGTGTTGAAAGTAGTCAAGCAGTGTTGCGCCACTGACGGTGTGGAGCCCCAATATATTAAAGAAGAGATATTACCGCAGTTTTTTAAGCACTTCTGGAATCATCGAATGGCTTTGGATAGAAGAAATTATAGGCAATTGGTTGACACTACGGTTGAAATTGCTAATAAAGTGGGTGCatctgaaataattaatagaatAGTGGATGATCTCAAGGATGAGAATGAAGCCTACAGAAAAATGGTCATGGAGAGTATTGAAAAGATAATGGGCAACTTGGGAGCTGCAGATATAGATTCCCGGTTGGAAGAGCAACTTATCGATG GTATATTATATGCGTTCCAAGAACAAACCACTGAAGATGTCGTAATGCTTAACGGCTTCGGCACGATAGTAAACCAATTAGGCAAGCGTGTGAAACCATATTTGCCTCAGATTTGTGGCACAATACTTTGGCGATTGAATAATAAATCTGCCAAAGTTCGACAGCAAGCTGCAGATTTAATTTCCAG GATTGCGGTGGTAATGAAGACTTGTCAAGAAGAGAAACTGATGGGTCACTTGGGGGTTGTATTGTATGAGTATTTGGGCGAAGAATATCCTGAAGTGTTAGGGTCGATTCTCGGGGCTTTGAAAGCTATAGTAAATGTTATTG GTATGACTAAAATGACTCCGCCCATCAAAGATTTGTTGCCTCGCCTAACGCCAATCCTGAAAAATCGTCACGAAAAAGTCCAGGAAAATTGCATCGACTTAGTAGGTCGTATAGCTGACAGGGGGCCCGAATACGTCTCAGCCAGAGAATGGATGCGAATCTGTTTCGAACTCCTGGAGCTCCTAAAAGCGCACAAAAAAGCAATTCGCAGAGCTACAGTAAATACTTTCGGATAcattgccaaagctatcggtCCCCACGACGTTTTGGCAACTTTACTCAATAATTTGAAAGTACAGGAACGTCAAAACAGAGTGTGCACTACTGTGGCTATCGCCATAGTGGCAGAAACTTGCTCCCCTTTCACCGTTTTACCAGCTTTGATGAACGAGTACCGAGTCCCCGAATTAAACGTGCAGAATGGGGTGTTGAAGTCGCTTTCGTTTTTGTTTGAATATATTGGAGAAATGG gtaAAGACTACATATACGCAGTTGCACCTCTCCTAGAAGACGCCCTAATGGACCGTGACCTAGTACACAGACAAACCGCGTGTGCGGCAATAAAACACATGGCTTTAGGCGTATACGGTTTTGGATGC
- the Sf3b1 gene encoding splicing factor 3B subunit 1 isoform X1, whose translation MEVPRTHEDIEAQIRDLQSKKKELPVEETDKGVSLGESGYFDSEIYDGKDKKYEGYVTSIAANDEVDDDEEDVGYSQKRTGLGAPVALLNDVAQSEKDYDPFADRRRLTIADREDEYRQKRRIMIISPERVDPFADGGKTPDINARGYTQIMKETLLKGEENEVRRKIVEKAKEGSLKTQNGDAKVAPKKRGRWDQTVEESFVPAKKKTLSVSTPSTAATPVWEGDKTPADIRWDETPGHKGSETPGATPGQSTRIWDATPGAATPGRETPGHDKASARRNRWDETPKTERETPGHSSGWAETPRTDRTGADLIQETPTPGASKRRSRWDETPSAATPSNATMTPGAMTPQTPHGTPGHATPMLTPGGSTPVGVKAMAMGTPTPGHLASMTPEQLQAFRWEREIDERNRPYSDEELDAMFPPGYKVLPPPAGYIPIRTPARKLTATPTPLVGNTPVGFFIQAEDKTAKYMDNQPKGQNLPFMKPEDAQYFDKLLVDVDEEALSPDEQKERKIMKLLLKIKNGTPPMRKAALRQITDKAREFGAGPLFNQILPLLMSPTLEDQERHLLVKVIDRILYKLDDLVRPYVHKILVVIEPLLIDEDYYARVEGREIISNLAKAAGLATMISTMRPDIDNIDEYVRNTTARAFAVVASALGIPSLLPFLKAVCRSKKSWQARHTGIKIVQQIAILMGCAILPHLKSLVEIIEHGLVDEQQKVRTITALGIAALAEAATPYGIESFDSVLKPLWKGIRTHRGKGLAAFLKAIGYLIPLMDAEYANYYTREVMLILIREFQSPDEEMKKIVLKVVKQCCATDGVEPQYIKEEILPQFFKHFWNHRMALDRRNYRQLVDTTVEIANKVGASEIINRIVDDLKDENEAYRKMVMESIEKIMGNLGAADIDSRLEEQLIDGILYAFQEQTTEDVVMLNGFGTIVNQLGKRVKPYLPQICGTILWRLNNKSAKVRQQAADLISRIAVVMKTCQEEKLMGHLGVVLYEYLGEEYPEVLGSILGALKAIVNVIGMTKMTPPIKDLLPRLTPILKNRHEKVQENCIDLVGRIADRGPEYVSAREWMRICFELLELLKAHKKAIRRATVNTFGYIAKAIGPHDVLATLLNNLKVQERQNRVCTTVAIAIVAETCSPFTVLPALMNEYRVPELNVQNGVLKSLSFLFEYIGEMGKDYIYAVAPLLEDALMDRDLVHRQTACAAIKHMALGVYGFGCEDALVHLLNYVWPNIFETSPHLVQAFMDAIEGMRVALGPIKILQYTLQGLFHPARKVRDVYWKIYNSLYIGGQDALVAGYPRIANDPKNQYLRYELDYNL comes from the exons ATGGAGGTTCCGCGTACACATGAGG ATATCGAGGCTCAGATTCGAGATTTGCAGAGCAAAAAGAAGGAATTACCTGTTGAGGAAACTGACAAAGGAGTTAGTTTAGGAGAGAGTGGCTATTTTGATAGTGAAATTTATGATGGCAAAGATAAAAAGTATGAGGGGTATGTAACCTCCATTGCTGCTAATGATGAAGTTGATGATGATGAGGAGGACGTGGGCTATTCTCAGAAAAGAACCGGGCTAGGAGCTCCTGTGGCTTTGCTAAATGATGTTGCTCAG AGTGAAAAGGATTATGATCCATTTGCCGATCGTCGCAGGCTGACTATTGCAGACAGGGAAGATGAGTACAGACAGAAAAGGCGGATTATGATTATTTCACCTGAAAGGGTTGATCCttttgctgatg GTGGCAAGACGCCGGATATCAATGCTAGAGGGTACACTCAGATTATGAAAGAAACCCTTTTGAAGGGCGAAGAAAACGAG GTACGTCGAAAAATAGTAGAAAAAGCTAAAGAAGGAAGTTTGAAAACGCAAAACGGTGACGCCAAAGTTGCACCTAAAAAACGAGGCCGTTGGGATCAAACTGTCGAAGAATCATTTGTTCCAGCCAAGAAGAAAACTTTGTCAGTTTCAACTCCGAGTACGGCGGCCACTCCTGTTTGGGAGGGAGAT aaaacacCAGCCGATATTCGTTGGGACGAAACTCCCGGCCATAAAGGAAGTGAGACACCTGGGGCGACTCCCGGACAATCCACTCGTATATGGGATGCTACTCCTGGAGCTGCCACACCTG GCCGCGAGACCCCGGGCCACGACAAAGCCTCTGCTCGGAGAAATCGTTGGGACGAAACACCCAAAACCGAAAGAGAAACTCCGGGACATTCCAGCGGATGGGCCGAGACGCCAAGAACTGACAGAACCGGAGCAGATCTGATTCAGGAAACTCCAACTCCTGGAGCATCAAAACGTCGATCTCGGTGGGATGAAACACCGTCCGCTGCTACTCCGTCAAATGCCACAATGACTCCTGGAGCAATGACTCCGCAAACTCCTCACGGAACTCCTGGACATGCCACCCCCATGTTGACTCCTGGTGGATCCACCCCTGTTGGGGTAAAAGCAATGGCGATGGGGACGCCAACTCCCGGACACTTAGCATCAATGACGCCTGAGCAGTTACAGGCGTTTAGATGGGAACGTGAAATAGACGAAAGAAACCGGCCATATTCTGACGAGGAATTAGACGCCATGTTCCCTCCGGGTTACAAGGTGTTGCCACCTCCCGCGGGTTATATTCCCATACGAACACCAGCGAGAAAGCTCACGGCCACTCCTACCCCGTTAGTAGGAAATACACCCGtaggattttttattcaagcCGAAGATAAGACTGCGAAATATATGGACAACCAGCCTAAAGGCCAGAACTTACCCTTCATGAAACCAGAAGACGCGCAGTATTTCGATAAACTGCTGGTCGACGTGGACGAAGAAGCATTGAGCCCTGATGAGCAGAAAGAACGCAAAATCATGaaactattattaaaaatcaagaaCGGCACTCCACCGATGAGAAAAGCGGCTCTAAGACAAATAACGGATAAAGCCAGAGAATTTGGTGCCGGCCCCTTGTTCAACCAAATTTTACCCCTCTTAATGAGTCCTACCCTCGAAGATCAGGAGCGGCATTTGCTGGTCAAAGTCATTGACAGGATTCTGTACAAGTTGGACGATTTGGTTAGACCTTATGTACACAAAATTTTAGTGGTTATCGAACCATTATTGATCGATGAAGATTACTATGCCCGTGTCGAAGGGCGAGAGATCATTTCCAATCTTGCCAAGGCCGCAGGCTTGGCCACTATGATCTCCACTATGAGGCCTGATATTGACAACATCGATGAGTATGTGAGAAACACGACGGCTAGGGCGTTTGCTGTAGTTGCTTCTGCTTTGG GAATTCCTTCCCTGCTGCCATTCTTGAAAGCTGTTTGCCGTTCCAAGAAATCCTGGCAGGCTCGTCACACGGGTATTAAAATCGTCCAACAAATTGCTATTCTGATGGGCTGTGCCATCCTACCCCATTTGAAATCGCTCGTCGAAATTATTGAACACGGTTTAGTGGACGAGCAACAAAAAGTGCGTACCATCACAGCTTTGGGTATAGCAGCCTTGGCCGAAGCTGCAACTCCTTATGGAATTGAGAGTTTCGATTCTGTATTAAAACCATTGTGGAAAg GTATTAGAACTCACAGAGGTAAAGGGTTAGCCGCGTTTCTAAAAGCCATCGGTTACTTGATTCCTCTCATGGACGCCGAATATGCGAATTACTATACCAGAGAAGTGATGTTGATTCTGATCAGAGAGTTTCAGTCTCCAGACGAAGAAATGAAGAAGATTGTGTTGAAAGTAGTCAAGCAGTGTTGCGCCACTGACGGTGTGGAGCCCCAATATATTAAAGAAGAGATATTACCGCAGTTTTTTAAGCACTTCTGGAATCATCGAATGGCTTTGGATAGAAGAAATTATAGGCAATTGGTTGACACTACGGTTGAAATTGCTAATAAAGTGGGTGCatctgaaataattaatagaatAGTGGATGATCTCAAGGATGAGAATGAAGCCTACAGAAAAATGGTCATGGAGAGTATTGAAAAGATAATGGGCAACTTGGGAGCTGCAGATATAGATTCCCGGTTGGAAGAGCAACTTATCGATG GTATATTATATGCGTTCCAAGAACAAACCACTGAAGATGTCGTAATGCTTAACGGCTTCGGCACGATAGTAAACCAATTAGGCAAGCGTGTGAAACCATATTTGCCTCAGATTTGTGGCACAATACTTTGGCGATTGAATAATAAATCTGCCAAAGTTCGACAGCAAGCTGCAGATTTAATTTCCAG GATTGCGGTGGTAATGAAGACTTGTCAAGAAGAGAAACTGATGGGTCACTTGGGGGTTGTATTGTATGAGTATTTGGGCGAAGAATATCCTGAAGTGTTAGGGTCGATTCTCGGGGCTTTGAAAGCTATAGTAAATGTTATTG GTATGACTAAAATGACTCCGCCCATCAAAGATTTGTTGCCTCGCCTAACGCCAATCCTGAAAAATCGTCACGAAAAAGTCCAGGAAAATTGCATCGACTTAGTAGGTCGTATAGCTGACAGGGGGCCCGAATACGTCTCAGCCAGAGAATGGATGCGAATCTGTTTCGAACTCCTGGAGCTCCTAAAAGCGCACAAAAAAGCAATTCGCAGAGCTACAGTAAATACTTTCGGATAcattgccaaagctatcggtCCCCACGACGTTTTGGCAACTTTACTCAATAATTTGAAAGTACAGGAACGTCAAAACAGAGTGTGCACTACTGTGGCTATCGCCATAGTGGCAGAAACTTGCTCCCCTTTCACCGTTTTACCAGCTTTGATGAACGAGTACCGAGTCCCCGAATTAAACGTGCAGAATGGGGTGTTGAAGTCGCTTTCGTTTTTGTTTGAATATATTGGAGAAATGG gtaAAGACTACATATACGCAGTTGCACCTCTCCTAGAAGACGCCCTAATGGACCGTGACCTAGTACACAGACAAACCGCGTGTGCGGCAATAAAACACATGGCTTTAGGCGTATACGGTTTTGGATGC